DNA sequence from the Harpia harpyja isolate bHarHar1 chromosome 2, bHarHar1 primary haplotype, whole genome shotgun sequence genome:
GCGTGAGAAATGCTCTTCCAGTAGCGGAAACGGGTACGGCGCGCTCACGGCACGACGTCGCCGAGGTCTCCGGCGAGACCCCCAGCCGCGACTGGGAAACCGCCCGGCGCGATGAAGCAGCACCACGGGTTCATCCCGCTCCCACGTGCCGTGCTGAGCCGGCTGTCTCCTGCCCCCGGGTCCTCTCTCCAGCGCCAGCAGACGCCTTTAGGGACCCCCGTGGGGACCCTTGGCCACCGGCCGGCATGTGCCACTGCGCTTGCAGCGAGCAGGCGCTGCTGCTTCCATTTGGACCTGGCGTTCCCCATCGCCACCCCCCCGCCGCGGCacccctgctccctccagcatCCCGTGCCGGGGAGCCGGCATCGCTACGTCCACCCGCGATTTCTGCGCGACACCGAATTGCCTGAATAAGGTGTTTTCCCGAGGCGAAACGAGGATGGGGGCAACCCCTGGCACCTGCCACCCCAAAACCCGCTGGCACTGCTGTGGCGGCAGGTCGGGGGGACCGCGCGGGGCTCCCTCGGGAGAGCCAGGGCCGGTACTTACAGGGCTCCCGGGTGATGAACTGAGGTACGGCGGTGGGGAGAGGCGTGCTGGGGTTGGGGGTGCCCACCAGCTTGCTTTTGGCCATCTTGGTGTTCGCCTTGGCGAACTCCAGCCGCAGCGTCTGGGGGATCTCGGGGTCGAAGCGGATGCCCtgcgggagggaaggaggcacGGCGGGTGGGCGAGCACTGCCGCGTGCCGGCCCCGCGGCAAAAATAACtcccaattatttattttttttcaacttccaGCCTTGAAATGAGCTAATTTGCCGGGCCCCGAGGCAGCTCGCATTCCTCCAGCATCTTTAGCATCGGCACCATATTTGGCAGTCGGTATCCCGCGCGGCCCAGCTCTTATCCAGAGGGATTAgcagagccaaaaaaaaagttttacgttgaaaatgaagacaagggaggaaaaaaaaaaaaccaaaccaaaacccggGGCGGAATTGGAGAACTGGCTCCACGCGGTTCTCCCCGTGACTGTTTTCAGGAGGTTAACTCCGCAGAGGTAGGAGGGAGCTgctaaaggaaagcaaaacctgctttttcttttagagcTTTAGCTGGGATTTTTCCCAGTGAAGAAACAGGAGAGGCTGGGAAGGGCGTCTCTCGCTGACTCATATCTAAGGCTCTAATCTTTAGGGTTCAGGCCCCCCCCAGATGGCCCTGGGAAAGGCGAGAGGGATGCAGCCCCCCGGGAGAGAGGATGCAGATGAGAAGCAGCCGATGGGGATCagctggagggatggggatgcGGTGGGGCCAGCCGGTGCGGGAGATGCCCGTCCCCAGGATGGAGGAATTCAGAGAGTATCCGGGGATGGggaaatgagggggaaaaaagaaaacaaacatcccGAAAAAATGGAGCGGTCGGGCGCACTCACGTTCAACGCGTTCTTCGCCGCCTCCGCCTCGGAGCGGCTGTCGAAGCTGACGAAGCCCACGGGCTgcggaggaaggagaggaggcaCCATCGATCAGGCTGGCGGGGAGCCGaggggggacccccccaccccagggaccgGCGATGCCAGGGGAGGGTGGGAGCTTGGCGTGGGATGCTTGCCCCGTTTTGAGCAGCTCCTACCTGTTTGGAGGTGAGTTTGATGAGAGATCCTTCGTACCCCtgcaagaaaagaataaaaaaaggacGTTTGGTGGAGATCCATGCGATTCAGCTGCCCCTGGGAGAGGGAAACCTCTGGCATCCATCACCCGGCAGCCCTACAGCTGGGGGGCATCAGGTGGgcacggggccgggggggagctcGCCAAGGCTCAGCACCGGTGCAGGGACTGGCCGCCGCTGGATTTTTGTAGGGATGCTGGATGCCTGATAATATTATCCTTCGTGTTTGAAAAGAGCCGGTGTCTGAGCTGCGGGTCTGGCAGGGCAAAGAGGCTGGAGAGGTTTGCAGCCaatgttctgctgctgctaaatGGGGTGCAAGTCAACGTGCAATTAAAACCCCAGTGCAATCAAAGCGCCCGATGCCATTTTCCTATGGtttactgaggggaaaaaggcTCAGAAACTTGTTTCTGTGAATAAAATGACCCCAATTtagacttttttggggggaaaccAGTGAGCTACCAGATCCCACCAAGGTTGGAGGGGCcacagggatggggcagggggccGGCCCCACGCTTCcagcccccctctcccctccgcAATCTGGTACCTTAAAGGGCCTGAAGAGCAGGTAAAGTTCCCGGGGCTTGATGTCCAAAGGCAACCCGCTGACAAAGAGCGTCCTCacctaaaaaagaagaaaggaggttCCTGGGAACCCTCCCTCATCCCTAACTTGGGGATACCCCACACCTCCCGCAGCCTTAGGTGGTGGCACGCCAGAGGGATGATGCCAGCCCGAGTGGAACCTCGTGGGCAGCCAAAAGCCTTAAACCACACGTGGAGGTTGTGGCATTTTTGGGAGGGGTGTCCCCATCCTTCGGGCAACGGCGGAGCAAGCTGCTAAGGCATCGTGGAAAGGTAACTGAGACCCGTCCTCACCGCACCGAGGGCTCTCCGGGTCGAAAAGGCTGCCAGCATCCCAGCGCCTTCCTACCCCGGTCCGGCAAACAGGATCTCCCCTGGCATCCCCAGCAGAGCCCTTACTCTGCAGACAATGCCTATTGTCTCCGTTTAATTGCAGCAGCTCATTAAGGACAGGGAGAAGCAAACCCCAACTCTTCCTCCTGGAGGAATGGCCCAGTTTTGGAGGGAGCTGGTTTTTAGCAGCCTGTCCCTTATTTATAAAAGTCACATTTTAAGGGGTTTTAACTCTTTTTTGGGTGGATCTAATGTTTGCCGTGGTGCAGCATCCTCAGAGCCGGGGCGGCTTGCAGAAACCCTGCTTCCACCGACCCCGAGGGGGGATGTGGGGCTCCTCGGGGACGGGCAAACCCCACCTGGGCAAGACCCATGCTGGGATGGTTTTGCTTTACAACCTGCTTGTAACTGGGGGAGCCGTGTGGGCCAGGAGACCGACAGCTGGACCCCCCTCTCCTCATCCCCAAAAATCTCATCCAAACACTTTGGTGATGGCTGGCCGGGGGCTGACGAGGGCCCTGACTGGCCCCACCTGGACCCCCCCCACCCACGCACCCTGCCCACGGCCCTGGGGCTGTATTTAGGCTCAGACCTCACTGCGGGAGAGAGCTGCCGCCTTGGTCTCAGCCTCGCTTGtccccatggcggggggggggtctgaCCCCGGCTGCCGTCACCCACCAGCTCTGCCTCTTGCTGGGGCACCCAGGGACGGTGCCGGTGTCGATGGGGTCCCTGCCTTGCCGTCCCACTCAGCTCCAGGCTTGCTTGTGAGCCAGCCCCATTCCTGCTGCTCCCGTAGCATTTTACCGGGAGGTAATCTAGGGGATTTGGTAGCTGTAACTTATTTTTTCAGGCATCCAAATGCCTTGTGAGAGCTGGTCCAGAGGGGCTAGGCTAAGGTCACCCACCCCAGTGCCAagctggaggaggggaaaaccttgattattttttttttttaattttattttttggccAAGCACCCTGCCCGCTCCATTCCCTGGGACAGAGACATGCGAAACAGCCAGAAACAGCCAGCCCGGGCCTATTCTTCCGCTGACAGTTCTTCTTTCTCTTGCAGATAAGCTATCTAGCCCATCTCCCAGCCTGGGAGCAGCAAACATTCCTGCTTTGTGTAACAAAACCTCTGGCTGACCTATATCTATTAAATGACAAAAGGTACTCATGGTCCTTGTGTCAGCAGCCCCGGTGATGCCCATCGCTGCTGGTACCCATCGCTGCTGGCACCCGTCGCTGGGTGCATGAGGGCTGCCAGAAAACAAGCCAGCCGTGAAAATACGACGGCCATCCCGCGCCTGACTCCTCTTGGAAAGCAAGGCCTGTTCCGGCCAGGAAAGGATGCTCAGGGCCTTGCCCAGAGGGATGCCGAGAGCTCCCGGCAGGCTGGGATCAGCGCAGGCATGTCCTCACCCCTTCAAGAGCCAGGGCTGCAGTTAGGCACAGCCTGGTAGCCTGTCCCCTCCGCTGGGACCATCGGCGGTGGGCTGGAAGCCACCCACCAAGGCACCTTGGGGGACCCCCCGCCAGCTTTCTGCCTGTCTTCCGAGATCAGAAGGTGATGGAGCATCCCAAGGCGCTCAGTGTTGCACCGGAGACTCTACTCAAGTATCTCCCAGCAAGGGCTGGGGAGTGATTCAGCCGGAGGAGCACCCCTGAAATTCAATGTAAAGGCGGCAAATTTAGCCTTTCctaggggaaaaaatgtattccTCTTCGGACAGGTCCACCTGAGCACGGCTGCTATCCAGGGAATCGGCTCATCCACCTTCCCAGCTGGGTTTGTCTCCCAAGGAGGGTGAGCATCCCTGCGCGGTCCTCTCCGTCTCCATCATCCCTCGAGCCTCCGGTCCTCCCCGTCTCCATCATCCCTCGAGCCTCCGGTCCTCCCCGGCACGCTGGcttcccacctctcctctccccagggagCTGCGTGGAACACCAGAGGCGTCAGAGACGGCTCCGGGGGAGAACCCGCCGCCAATTTGCCGCGTCCCTGAAATCCAAACCCCTACGAGCCCGGCTTGCCAGATCGTTTAGCCCCATAGCCAAGCGGCAGAGAGATGGGAGAGATAAAAGACCCTGAAAAACCCTCTGAAATTCGGCCTCGCAAAGGAAAGCCTTCTCTTCGGTAATGacttgttttctttgaaagttcAAACACGGGTCGGCCAAGTTTTAAACCGTAAAATTATACAGCGGCGAGCGGGAGAGGGAGAAGGGCTCCAAAGGATCCCCCAGCTGGTTTCCAGCCCCAAAAGGATGTTTGGGGGCcgggggtgggaggtgggagggaggagatACGAGGTCACGGGTGCTCCCCATCTGCACCCCGCGAAAGGGTGCCGGGGGGCTGGCGTACCCCAGCCGAAGGGACGTTTGAGTAGGTCCTACGTAAACAGCGTCCTTTCGCTGGGCTGGGTAACGAGCAGGTGGGAGGATTTGGGCTGTGTTAAAACGAGGTGGGACTGGCAAGAGAAAGGGAGCGTCCTCGGGGATAATTCCCAGCAGGCTGGACGGATATCCTTTTGCCAAGGGAAAGATTTTTAGGCGGAAATATTACTCCTGCCCTTAAATGGAAGAGGAGCCTCAGCctgcagggagctgctccagGCTTTCCTGTGCCGAGAGATCCCAGGGGCTCAGCCTCCATCCTCCACCAGAAACGCTCCCAGGGCAAAATCCTGCCCTTgacggggggaaaaaaaaaaaagccttgtcagAGAAATCGCCGGCCGGCAGGCAGCTATATGCTCTTCCATAGGGAAAAATGTCCCCTTCTCGGAGGTGGATGGGGCGAGACGCGTGCTCCCGAGCGTCTTGTGGGACGGGGCCAGACCTACAGCTCCCGAGCGAGGATTAGCGAAGGGCGTTCGAGCATGGCGGTGGGATTCCCGCAGCCCAGACACCCCCGGTTTAGGGCAGCCCACGgtgttttgtttcagttctgcAGCGCAGACATTTTTCAGAGTTTCTTCTTGGTGGAGCGTTCCTCCATCTCCCCTTCTTGTTGCAATTTGGGGTGAAACCAAAGGTTTCTTCCAGGTCAGAAGTACCGATGTTTGCTCTGGGAAGCTGCTGGCCATGGGCGCAGGACCTCGCAGGCGACCACCACCTTGATTTCCTTCAGCGAGGACGACAGCTACAGGATCGCACAAGGA
Encoded proteins:
- the RBPMS gene encoding LOW QUALITY PROTEIN: RNA-binding protein with multiple splicing (The sequence of the model RefSeq protein was modified relative to this genomic sequence to represent the inferred CDS: deleted 1 base in 1 codon), whose amino-acid sequence is MSSLPADREGGPADTGLPEEEVRTLFVSGLPLDIKPRELYLLFRPFKGYEGSLIKLTSKQPVGFVSFDSRSEAEAAKNALNGIRFDPEIPQTLRLEFAKANTKMAKSKLVGTPNPSTPLPTAVPQFITREPYELTVPALYPSSPEVWGPYPLYPAELAPALPPPAFTYPASLHAQMRWLPPSEAGSQGWKSRQFC